In the Kribbella sp. NBC_00482 genome, one interval contains:
- a CDS encoding TetR/AcrR family transcriptional regulator: MAVTTRRADAQRNIAAILTAAAECLGRDPAVSTSEIAKAAGVGRVTLYGHFPSRAELVDAVFVQAIATGEKTLGQVDLTGDPRDALTRLIESSWHLVDQYRALLLAAQDALPPGRVRELHADPMARVERLLERGRTENVFRTDLPTSWLVSVMHNVMHGAASEIQAGRITSDQAAPYITATLLAAFTPPEPE, encoded by the coding sequence ATGGCTGTCACCACCCGGCGCGCGGACGCGCAACGGAACATCGCGGCGATCCTGACCGCGGCGGCCGAGTGCCTGGGCCGTGATCCGGCGGTGAGTACGTCGGAGATCGCGAAGGCGGCCGGGGTCGGGCGAGTGACCCTGTACGGCCACTTCCCCTCCCGGGCCGAGCTGGTCGACGCCGTTTTCGTGCAGGCGATCGCGACCGGTGAGAAGACGCTGGGGCAGGTCGATCTGACCGGCGATCCGCGCGACGCGCTGACCCGGTTGATCGAGTCGAGCTGGCACCTGGTCGACCAGTACCGGGCGCTGCTGCTCGCGGCTCAGGACGCGCTGCCGCCCGGACGGGTGCGCGAACTGCACGCCGATCCGATGGCGCGGGTGGAACGGCTGCTCGAACGCGGCCGTACCGAAAACGTGTTCCGTACCGACCTGCCGACGTCGTGGCTGGTCAGCGTCATGCACAACGTGATGCACGGCGCCGCGAGCGAGATCCAGGCCGGGCGCATCACGTCCGACCAAGCAGCGCCGTACATCACCGCGACCCTGCTGGCCGCGTTCACTCCCCCTGAGCCGGAGTAG
- a CDS encoding sensor histidine kinase, translated as MTRLRRRPTLAGQLLVLQLAIVVIVLVAVAAVSLAQSASTFNRVEGRRVTLLAEQLSSNPALRFNIRNPAPAEMLAPTLQTNLAQSGVTSITVANAEGKVIAATNPTLIGTQLTLGIPAVAEGRGWSGQLRGDGGTELVAQVPVLSEGRDENGKLDGTLGDHIGTVMVGERAPSVLQRLRGASSYLAIYLGIACVLGLLGSWLLARRIKRQTLGLEPREIAGLAEHREAMLYGLAEGVVALDPHLRVTLVNDVGRRLLDLPSNAVGKSLRELGVEGRLREVLSGEDEARDAVVVRRGRVLVMNRMEVLKDGRSLGSVTTLRDRTELAQLERELGSFRSSAELLRAQTHEFANQLHTISGLIQIGEYDEVVTYVGALNRYRESLDLTVTRRVHDTTVAALLMAKSSLAAERRVELRVSERTTLLRLDPALSADIATVLGNLVDNAVDAAAQSGTPLSPAWVEVELRQDATSVEIVVRDSGPGVAPELAQEVFAHGFTTKAAAEGERGIGLAMTRLICRRRGGEVAVTNLTEGGAAFVARMSTQRTPEGAR; from the coding sequence ATGACGAGGCTGAGAAGGCGTCCGACCCTGGCCGGGCAGCTGCTGGTGCTGCAGCTGGCGATCGTCGTGATCGTGCTCGTCGCCGTCGCCGCGGTGTCGCTCGCCCAGTCGGCCTCCACGTTCAACCGGGTCGAAGGCCGCCGGGTCACCTTGCTGGCCGAGCAGTTGTCGTCGAACCCCGCGCTGCGGTTCAACATTCGCAATCCGGCGCCTGCGGAGATGCTTGCGCCCACGCTGCAGACCAACCTCGCGCAGTCCGGCGTCACCTCGATCACGGTCGCGAACGCCGAGGGAAAGGTGATCGCGGCAACCAATCCGACGCTGATCGGAACGCAGCTCACACTCGGTATCCCGGCGGTCGCGGAAGGTCGCGGCTGGTCGGGTCAGCTGCGGGGCGACGGTGGGACGGAGCTGGTAGCCCAGGTTCCGGTGTTGAGCGAAGGCAGGGACGAGAACGGCAAGCTGGACGGGACGCTCGGCGACCACATCGGCACCGTGATGGTCGGTGAGCGCGCTCCGTCCGTACTGCAGCGGTTGCGCGGCGCATCGTCGTACCTGGCGATCTATCTCGGAATCGCCTGCGTACTGGGACTTCTCGGGTCGTGGCTGCTCGCCCGGCGGATCAAGCGGCAGACGCTCGGGCTCGAACCGCGGGAGATCGCGGGACTGGCGGAGCACCGGGAAGCCATGCTGTACGGGCTTGCCGAGGGAGTTGTTGCCTTGGACCCGCATCTACGCGTCACGCTGGTGAACGACGTCGGTCGGCGACTCCTCGATCTCCCCTCGAACGCAGTGGGAAAGTCCTTGCGCGAGCTGGGCGTCGAAGGCCGGCTGCGAGAGGTGCTGTCCGGCGAGGACGAGGCGCGCGACGCGGTCGTCGTACGACGTGGGCGGGTGCTCGTGATGAACCGGATGGAGGTGCTGAAGGACGGGCGGTCGCTCGGATCGGTCACCACGCTGCGGGACAGGACCGAGCTGGCACAGCTGGAGCGCGAACTGGGGTCGTTCCGTTCGTCCGCTGAGCTGCTGCGGGCGCAGACGCACGAGTTCGCGAACCAGCTGCACACGATCTCGGGACTGATCCAGATCGGGGAGTACGACGAAGTGGTCACGTACGTCGGTGCGCTCAACCGCTACCGTGAATCGCTCGACCTGACCGTGACCCGGCGGGTTCACGACACCACGGTCGCCGCGCTGCTGATGGCGAAGTCGTCGCTCGCGGCCGAACGCCGTGTCGAGCTTCGGGTGTCCGAGCGGACCACGCTGCTGCGCCTCGATCCAGCGCTTTCCGCCGACATCGCTACCGTCCTCGGCAACCTGGTCGACAACGCCGTCGACGCGGCGGCGCAGTCCGGTACGCCGCTGTCGCCTGCGTGGGTCGAGGTCGAACTCAGGCAGGACGCGACGAGCGTGGAGATCGTGGTCCGCGACTCCGGACCCGGCGTCGCACCTGAGCTGGCGCAGGAGGTGTTCGCGCACGGCTTCACCACGAAGGCAGCAGCCGAGGGCGAACGCGGGATCGGTCTCGCGATGACCCGCCTGATCTGCCGGCGTCGCGGCGGTGAAGTCGCGGTCACCAACCTCACCGAGGGCGGTGCCGCGTTCGTCGCCCGGATGTCCACCCAACGCACGCCGGAAGGAGCCCGATGA
- a CDS encoding tripartite tricarboxylate transporter permease, with product MDNLTNLLNGFGDVLTPINLLLALLGVTVGTAVGVLPGIGPAMTVALLLPITYGLEPVQAFIMFAGIFYGGMYGGSTTSILLNTPGESSSVVTAIEGNKMARSGRAAQALATAAIGSFVAGTIGTLLLVLVAPQVVKFAISLGAPDYLAIMLLAFAGATSVLGSSRIRGFAALLLGLVIGLVGIDKVTGQQRLTLGIPQLADGIDVVVVAVGIFAVGEALWVAAHLRRNPGTVIPVGRPWMGKSDWRRSWKPWLRGTAYGFPIGALPAGGAEIPTFLSYATEKKLSKHPEEFGHGAIEGVAGPEAANNASAAGTLVPMLALGLPTNATAAVMLAAFTSYGIQPGPLLFQREPKLVWALIASLFIGNLFLLLLNLPLAPAWAKLLQIPRPYLYAGIIFFASMGAYAVNAQPLDLLLLLILGLLGFAMRRFGLPVLPLIIGVILGPIAERQARMALQLSNGDASGLIGGPVAYVIYAVILLMIGWPLIAKLRRKIMTKDVVYTGGQ from the coding sequence ATGGACAACCTGACGAACCTGCTGAACGGGTTCGGCGACGTGCTGACGCCGATCAACCTGTTGCTAGCGCTGCTAGGAGTCACGGTCGGTACAGCGGTCGGCGTGCTGCCCGGCATCGGGCCGGCGATGACGGTCGCACTGCTGCTGCCGATCACGTACGGGCTCGAGCCTGTGCAGGCGTTCATCATGTTCGCCGGCATCTTCTACGGCGGCATGTACGGCGGCTCGACCACCTCGATCCTGCTGAACACGCCCGGGGAGTCGTCATCGGTGGTGACGGCGATCGAGGGCAACAAAATGGCACGGTCCGGACGGGCCGCGCAGGCGCTGGCGACGGCCGCGATCGGGTCGTTCGTGGCCGGGACGATCGGGACGCTGTTGCTGGTGCTGGTCGCGCCTCAGGTGGTGAAGTTCGCGATCAGCCTGGGTGCGCCGGACTACCTGGCGATCATGCTGCTGGCGTTCGCCGGTGCCACGTCGGTGCTCGGGTCGTCGCGGATCCGCGGGTTCGCGGCGCTCCTGCTCGGGTTGGTGATCGGGCTGGTCGGGATCGACAAGGTGACCGGCCAGCAGCGGCTGACGCTCGGCATCCCGCAGCTCGCCGACGGTATCGATGTCGTGGTGGTTGCCGTCGGCATCTTCGCGGTCGGCGAGGCGCTCTGGGTCGCGGCGCATCTGCGGCGCAACCCGGGCACGGTGATCCCGGTCGGGCGGCCGTGGATGGGGAAGTCGGACTGGCGTCGTTCGTGGAAGCCGTGGCTGCGCGGTACGGCGTACGGCTTCCCGATCGGTGCGCTGCCAGCCGGCGGTGCAGAGATCCCGACTTTCCTCTCGTACGCGACCGAGAAGAAGCTGTCCAAGCACCCGGAGGAGTTCGGGCACGGCGCGATCGAGGGCGTGGCGGGACCGGAGGCCGCGAACAACGCGTCGGCCGCCGGCACGTTGGTCCCGATGCTCGCACTCGGTCTGCCCACGAACGCGACGGCGGCGGTGATGCTGGCCGCGTTCACGTCGTACGGCATCCAGCCCGGACCTCTGCTGTTCCAACGCGAGCCGAAGCTGGTGTGGGCGCTGATCGCCAGCCTGTTCATCGGCAACCTGTTCCTGCTGCTGCTCAACCTGCCGCTCGCGCCGGCCTGGGCGAAGCTGCTGCAGATCCCCCGCCCTTACCTGTACGCCGGGATCATCTTCTTCGCCTCGATGGGCGCGTACGCCGTGAACGCGCAGCCGCTCGACCTACTGCTGCTCCTGATCCTCGGTCTGCTCGGGTTCGCGATGCGCCGCTTCGGGCTGCCGGTACTCCCGCTGATCATCGGCGTGATCCTCGGGCCGATCGCCGAGCGGCAGGCGCGGATGGCGCTGCAACTGTCCAACGGGGACGCCTCGGGGCTGATCGGCGGTCCGGTCGCGTACGTGATCTACGCCGTGATCCTGCTGATGATCGGCTGGCCGCTGATCGCCAAACTCCGCCGGAAAATTATGACGAAAGATGTCGTATATACCGGCGGACAGTAG
- a CDS encoding T6SS immunity protein Tdi1 domain-containing protein — translation MELTRSFSDEQYARALESWTFLELDGLVPVFTSPFGDVFFQAADGFWWLDTLEGTLELTWASADELRDALNTEDGQDQYLLAGLVFGAADQGVVPGPDQVYSFTHPPQLGGELTLENVEVLDFVVSLNILGQIHSQIRDLPPGTPISGITIS, via the coding sequence ATGGAGCTGACCAGGTCGTTCTCGGACGAGCAGTACGCACGTGCGCTCGAGTCCTGGACCTTCCTCGAACTCGACGGGTTGGTGCCGGTGTTCACGTCACCGTTCGGGGACGTGTTCTTCCAGGCGGCGGACGGGTTCTGGTGGCTGGACACGCTCGAAGGGACGCTGGAGCTCACCTGGGCGAGTGCGGACGAGTTGCGGGACGCGCTGAACACGGAGGACGGCCAGGATCAGTACCTGCTGGCCGGCCTGGTGTTCGGCGCCGCGGACCAGGGCGTCGTACCGGGTCCTGATCAGGTCTACTCGTTCACCCATCCGCCGCAGCTAGGCGGCGAGCTCACGCTCGAGAACGTCGAGGTTCTGGACTTCGTGGTGTCGCTCAACATCCTCGGGCAGATCCACAGCCAGATCCGCGACCTGCCGCCCGGTACGCCGATCTCCGGGATCACGATCAGCTGA
- a CDS encoding gamma carbonic anhydrase family protein — protein MPLYSFEGKRPTVHPDAWIAPTATLVGDVVVEAGVSIWYGAVIRADLGTITIRAGANIQDNTVIHVGHNGCEIGPNATVGHQCLVHDCTIGEQALVGNGAIVLDGAVVGKRSLVAAGSTVTPGAVIPPESVAMGSPAKKIVPLDGTAKLFVDHNAAVYHALAERHAATVELIED, from the coding sequence ATGCCGTTGTACTCGTTCGAAGGTAAGCGTCCGACCGTCCATCCCGACGCGTGGATCGCGCCGACCGCGACGCTGGTCGGCGACGTGGTCGTCGAGGCCGGGGTGTCGATCTGGTACGGCGCGGTGATCCGGGCCGACCTGGGCACGATCACGATCCGCGCCGGGGCGAACATCCAGGACAACACCGTCATTCACGTCGGCCACAACGGCTGCGAGATCGGCCCGAACGCGACGGTCGGTCACCAGTGCCTGGTCCACGACTGCACGATCGGCGAGCAGGCGCTGGTCGGGAACGGCGCGATCGTGCTGGACGGCGCGGTCGTCGGCAAACGCTCGCTGGTCGCCGCCGGCTCCACGGTCACGCCGGGCGCGGTGATCCCGCCGGAGTCGGTCGCGATGGGCAGCCCCGCGAAGAAGATCGTCCCGCTGGACGGCACCGCGAAACTCTTCGTGGACCACAACGCCGCCGTCTACCACGCCCTCGCAGAACGCCACGCCGCAACCGTCGAACTCATCGAGGACTGA
- a CDS encoding DinB family protein → MIDDFAKGYLHDSLRWVRESLLTKVEGLSEYDVRRPLTHTGTNLLGLIKHLTITEARYLGEIFDRPYADPLPSFTDPRYANRDHLWVTEHESRQQILTNYRRACEHADATIDALPIDARATVPWWPRPDVMLFNVMVHVLTESNRHAGHADILREQLDTTTNNDPDTDWTTHRNQIERAARAATSR, encoded by the coding sequence ATGATCGACGACTTCGCCAAGGGCTACCTGCACGACAGCCTGCGCTGGGTCCGCGAATCGCTCCTGACGAAGGTCGAGGGCCTGTCCGAGTACGACGTACGCCGCCCGCTCACCCACACCGGCACCAACCTCCTCGGCCTGATCAAACACCTCACCATCACCGAGGCCCGCTACCTCGGGGAGATCTTCGACCGCCCGTACGCCGACCCGCTGCCGAGCTTCACCGACCCCCGCTACGCGAACCGCGACCATCTGTGGGTCACCGAGCACGAGTCGCGCCAGCAGATCCTCACCAACTACCGCCGCGCCTGCGAACACGCCGACGCGACCATCGACGCCCTCCCGATCGACGCCCGCGCCACCGTCCCGTGGTGGCCGCGCCCCGACGTGATGCTGTTCAACGTCATGGTCCACGTCCTCACCGAATCCAACCGCCACGCCGGCCACGCCGACATCCTCCGCGAACAACTCGACACCACCACGAACAACGATCCCGACACCGACTGGACCACCCACCGCAACCAGATCGAACGCGCCGCCCGCGCCGCCACTTCCCGCTGA
- a CDS encoding response regulator: MITVLVVDDDFMVARIHRGFVDRVDGFEVVGTANSGDQAVAALTEHHPDLILLDLYLPDVFGLDLIARLRAVQPDVDILVITAAREADAVRGAVRQGVVNYLLKPFGFEDLRARLREYARRRASVPDQVTSQADVDRVLAPARQLVNRLPKGLSQETADLVTAALRATPDNLSAAECAEKVGISRVSARRYLEFFTTQGQAEVTLRYGTTGRPERRYTWRN, translated from the coding sequence ATGATCACGGTCCTGGTCGTCGACGACGACTTCATGGTGGCCCGCATCCACCGCGGGTTCGTCGATCGCGTGGACGGCTTCGAGGTCGTCGGTACGGCGAACTCCGGCGACCAGGCCGTGGCGGCGCTGACCGAACACCATCCCGATCTGATCCTGCTGGATCTCTACCTCCCCGACGTCTTCGGTCTCGACCTGATCGCCCGCCTGCGCGCCGTCCAGCCCGACGTCGACATCCTCGTCATCACGGCCGCTCGCGAGGCCGACGCCGTCCGCGGGGCTGTGCGGCAAGGTGTCGTGAACTATCTGCTGAAACCCTTCGGCTTCGAGGACCTCCGGGCGCGGCTCCGCGAGTACGCCCGGCGCCGCGCCAGCGTCCCCGACCAGGTCACCTCGCAAGCCGACGTCGACCGGGTCCTGGCCCCCGCCCGCCAACTGGTCAACCGGCTCCCCAAAGGCCTCAGCCAGGAAACCGCCGACCTCGTCACCGCCGCCCTCCGCGCCACCCCCGACAACCTCTCCGCCGCCGAGTGCGCCGAAAAAGTCGGCATCTCCCGCGTCAGCGCCCGCCGCTACCTCGAGTTCTTCACCACCCAAGGCCAAGCCGAAGTAACCCTCCGCTACGGCACCACCGGCCGCCCAGAACGCCGCTACACCTGGCGAAACTGA
- a CDS encoding Bug family tripartite tricarboxylate transporter substrate binding protein has protein sequence MRSRPMLWVTTALVALVTATACGATAEKSDTSNADSGKPATGLRLMVPNTAGGGYDTTARTAAKVMDDAKIATGVQVFNLPGAGGTVGLQRIVNEKGNGKLAMQMGLGVVGATYTSKSKATLTQTTPIAKMIEEAGAIVVPKNSPYKTIQDLVTAWKANPKALAVGGGSSPGGPDHLLPMQLAQAVGINPKDVNFVSYDGGGELLPALLGSKIAFGASGFGEFLDQVESGQVRVLAVTSEKPVDALKDVPTLKGSGIDLVFTNWRGIVAPPELSDADKKVWVDALTKMHDSPQWKAELQKHGWTDAFVTGDEFGKFLTEQDKAVADILTKLGLAA, from the coding sequence ATGAGGTCTAGGCCGATGCTCTGGGTCACCACGGCGCTGGTGGCGCTGGTGACCGCGACCGCCTGTGGTGCGACCGCGGAAAAATCCGACACCTCGAACGCCGACAGCGGAAAGCCGGCCACCGGCCTGCGGCTGATGGTGCCGAACACCGCGGGCGGCGGGTACGACACCACCGCCCGGACCGCCGCGAAGGTGATGGACGACGCGAAGATCGCGACCGGTGTGCAGGTGTTCAACCTGCCCGGCGCCGGCGGCACGGTCGGCCTGCAGCGGATCGTGAACGAGAAGGGCAACGGCAAGCTCGCCATGCAGATGGGGCTCGGCGTGGTCGGCGCGACGTACACCTCGAAGTCGAAGGCGACGCTCACCCAGACCACCCCGATCGCCAAGATGATCGAGGAGGCCGGCGCGATCGTGGTGCCGAAGAACTCGCCGTACAAGACGATCCAGGACCTCGTCACGGCCTGGAAGGCGAACCCGAAGGCGCTGGCCGTCGGCGGCGGCTCGTCGCCGGGCGGACCGGACCACCTGCTGCCGATGCAGCTCGCGCAGGCGGTCGGCATCAACCCGAAGGACGTCAACTTCGTCTCGTACGACGGTGGCGGCGAGCTGCTGCCCGCGCTGCTGGGGAGCAAGATCGCGTTCGGGGCCAGCGGATTCGGCGAATTCCTGGACCAGGTGGAGAGCGGTCAGGTCCGCGTACTCGCGGTGACCAGCGAGAAGCCGGTCGACGCGCTCAAGGACGTGCCGACGCTGAAGGGTTCCGGGATCGACCTGGTGTTCACGAACTGGCGTGGCATCGTGGCGCCGCCGGAGCTCAGCGACGCGGACAAGAAGGTCTGGGTCGATGCGCTGACCAAGATGCACGACTCGCCGCAGTGGAAGGCCGAGCTGCAGAAGCACGGCTGGACCGACGCGTTCGTGACCGGTGACGAGTTCGGGAAGTTCCTCACCGAACAGGACAAGGCGGTCGCCGACATCCTGACGAAACTGGGTCTGGCGGCATGA
- a CDS encoding cupin domain-containing protein — protein sequence MTEIAKSGAAVISRADGRDDGEEWTENYTELPGGAGVSLILESTTQEGVGPRLHLHPYAETFIIRRGSATFTVGTEEIVGKAGQILVVPADTPHKFRTGPGGYEAVHIHANATFETTWLE from the coding sequence ATGACGGAGATCGCGAAATCTGGGGCCGCGGTGATCAGCCGGGCGGACGGGCGGGACGACGGCGAGGAATGGACCGAGAACTACACCGAGCTGCCGGGTGGCGCCGGTGTCTCGCTGATTCTCGAGTCGACCACGCAGGAGGGCGTCGGGCCGCGGCTGCATCTGCATCCGTACGCCGAGACGTTCATCATCCGGCGTGGTTCGGCGACGTTCACCGTGGGCACCGAGGAGATCGTCGGCAAGGCCGGCCAGATCCTGGTCGTCCCGGCCGACACCCCGCACAAGTTTCGCACCGGCCCGGGCGGCTACGAAGCGGTGCACATCCACGCCAACGCAACCTTCGAAACCACCTGGCTGGAGTAG
- a CDS encoding tripartite tricarboxylate transporter TctB family protein, with translation MSTAETPREARRDTAQYGVCGFLAVVGALVIVDAARIQHIANSNDPIGPKPVPIVLGVLLLVVAVLYAVDVARGGTGEAEEGEDVDVTSAIDWRTVLLLIAAFVVNLALIDPLGWVISGTLLFWGSAFALGSRHHIRNLFIAVALSLITFYAFAIGLGVNLPAGVLQGIL, from the coding sequence ATGAGCACCGCCGAGACTCCACGAGAGGCTCGGCGGGACACAGCGCAGTACGGAGTGTGCGGGTTCCTGGCGGTGGTCGGCGCCCTGGTGATCGTCGACGCCGCCCGGATCCAGCACATTGCCAACAGCAACGATCCGATCGGCCCGAAGCCGGTCCCGATCGTGCTCGGCGTACTGCTGCTCGTGGTCGCCGTGCTGTACGCCGTCGACGTCGCCCGCGGCGGCACCGGTGAGGCCGAGGAAGGCGAGGACGTGGACGTCACGTCGGCCATCGACTGGCGCACCGTACTGCTGCTGATCGCCGCGTTCGTGGTGAACCTGGCGCTGATCGACCCGCTGGGCTGGGTGATCAGCGGGACCCTGCTGTTCTGGGGTTCGGCGTTCGCCCTCGGCAGCCGGCACCACATCCGGAACCTGTTCATCGCGGTCGCGCTGTCGCTGATCACGTTCTACGCGTTCGCGATCGGGCTCGGGGTCAACCTGCCGGCCGGCGTACTGCAAGGGATTCTCTGA
- a CDS encoding MFS transporter yields the protein MNQPDPRRWRLLGLLAVAQFMLILDVTVVAIALPNIETDLHLQRETLTWVVSAYTLMFGGLMLLGGRAADLLGSRRVVLTGLLVFTLASLVTGLANGPEVLLGGRVAQGIGAAMLSPAALSVVTKTFSGDERNKALGIWSAMGGGGSAIGVLLGGLLTAGPGWQWVFYINLPIGLVVFALLIRMLPADTPSEQSGRLDVPGALLVTAGTGTAIYALINAGDRGWLSLATLGTLAGALVLYGVFAWVQRTVRSPLMDLRIFTRRPVTAGIFMILVATALMISMFFLGSFYLQHFKQYGALRTGLRFLPVSIAAIVGAQVAGHVVGRTGARPIAITGFLITAVGVAVPAIWEGAAMVVVGMTVGTVGLGAAFVASATTTFAQIDYREAGLASGLLSTFHEFGASLGVAVVSSIAAASLAGTVSTGFTRGFTFAAVTAAVAAALALVVVPAFKPSTGEAHAH from the coding sequence ATGAATCAACCTGACCCCCGGCGGTGGCGACTGCTGGGGCTGCTCGCCGTCGCGCAGTTCATGCTGATCCTCGACGTCACCGTGGTGGCGATCGCGCTGCCGAACATCGAGACCGACCTCCACCTCCAGCGCGAGACGCTGACGTGGGTGGTCAGCGCGTACACGCTGATGTTCGGCGGCCTGATGTTGCTCGGTGGTCGCGCCGCCGACCTGCTCGGCTCCCGCCGCGTCGTACTGACCGGCCTGCTCGTGTTCACGCTGGCCTCGCTCGTCACGGGTCTCGCCAACGGGCCTGAGGTCCTGCTGGGCGGCCGCGTCGCGCAAGGCATCGGCGCCGCGATGCTCTCGCCGGCGGCGCTGTCCGTGGTCACGAAAACGTTTTCCGGCGATGAGCGCAACAAGGCGCTCGGTATCTGGTCCGCGATGGGCGGTGGCGGTTCCGCGATCGGCGTACTGCTCGGTGGTCTGCTCACCGCGGGCCCCGGCTGGCAGTGGGTGTTCTACATCAACCTGCCGATCGGCCTGGTCGTGTTCGCGTTGCTCATCCGGATGCTTCCCGCCGACACGCCGAGCGAGCAGTCGGGGCGTCTCGACGTACCGGGCGCGCTGCTGGTCACGGCCGGCACGGGTACCGCGATCTACGCGCTGATCAACGCCGGCGATCGCGGCTGGCTCTCGCTCGCGACCCTCGGCACACTGGCCGGAGCCCTCGTTCTGTACGGCGTCTTCGCCTGGGTCCAGCGCACCGTACGGTCACCGCTGATGGACCTGCGGATCTTCACCCGCCGGCCCGTCACCGCCGGTATCTTCATGATCCTGGTCGCGACCGCGCTGATGATCTCGATGTTCTTCCTGGGCTCGTTCTACCTGCAGCACTTCAAGCAGTACGGCGCTCTGCGCACCGGGCTGCGGTTCCTGCCGGTGTCGATCGCCGCGATCGTCGGCGCCCAGGTCGCCGGGCATGTCGTCGGCCGGACCGGTGCGCGGCCGATCGCGATCACCGGGTTCCTGATCACCGCGGTGGGCGTGGCTGTCCCCGCTATCTGGGAGGGTGCTGCCATGGTCGTGGTCGGGATGACTGTGGGGACGGTCGGGCTGGGCGCCGCCTTCGTGGCGTCGGCGACCACGACGTTCGCGCAGATCGACTACCGGGAAGCTGGTCTCGCGTCCGGGCTGCTCAGCACGTTCCACGAGTTCGGTGCCTCGCTCGGGGTCGCTGTGGTGTCGAGCATCGCGGCAGCGAGCCTTGCCGGGACGGTGTCGACCGGATTCACCCGCGGATTCACCTTCGCCGCGGTCACTGCCGCGGTGGCGGCCGCCCTCGCGCTGGTCGTCGTACCGGCGTTCAAGCCTTCGACTGGAGAAGCCCATGCCCATTGA
- a CDS encoding MFS transporter encodes MLKPVAGFAAFGLFWGAWGAVLPAIRGGAGVNDGELGVALLMIGLGALVSMRFTGYLIDRYGGVVLPVVTVLFALCCVLPALAGSVVTLSAALLLLGATSGATDVAINATGSHVEHDTGRPVMNLAHGMFSVAVVVASLGTAGLRAAGVGALPVLTGVAALIVITAVVVLAPGATKVTGTPRTDTAKPRTRLEPVLLVFGVLCALAYVVENAWQSWGAVHLDTSLNAAAGLASSAPAVFAAAAATGRFAGNALLARVRPVQLLVVGGAVAAVGSLVAATANNPWTALIGIGVAGLGTSVCAPTIIGMAGAWAGPERRAGAISTVTTLAYVGFLVGPAAVGAVSSVWSLPVALGAVAVIAVVVSGLAPVAARVARPRTSRQVG; translated from the coding sequence ATGCTCAAACCAGTCGCCGGGTTCGCAGCGTTCGGTCTGTTCTGGGGCGCGTGGGGAGCGGTCCTGCCCGCGATCCGGGGCGGCGCCGGTGTGAACGACGGTGAGCTCGGCGTGGCGTTGCTGATGATCGGGCTCGGGGCGCTGGTGTCGATGCGGTTCACCGGCTACCTGATCGACCGGTACGGCGGCGTCGTGCTTCCCGTGGTCACGGTGCTCTTCGCGCTCTGCTGCGTACTGCCTGCCCTGGCTGGCTCGGTCGTCACGCTGAGCGCGGCACTGTTGTTGCTCGGAGCAACTTCTGGTGCGACGGACGTGGCGATCAACGCAACCGGATCCCACGTCGAACACGACACCGGACGGCCGGTGATGAACCTTGCCCACGGCATGTTCTCGGTCGCGGTCGTGGTGGCGAGCCTCGGTACGGCGGGACTCCGGGCGGCCGGTGTGGGCGCACTGCCGGTGCTGACCGGTGTGGCGGCACTGATCGTGATCACGGCGGTGGTCGTCCTCGCGCCGGGAGCAACCAAGGTCACCGGGACCCCGAGAACGGACACCGCAAAGCCGAGAACCAGGCTCGAACCGGTGCTGCTCGTGTTCGGCGTGCTGTGCGCGCTGGCCTACGTGGTCGAGAACGCGTGGCAGAGCTGGGGCGCAGTACATCTCGACACCTCGCTGAACGCCGCGGCCGGCCTCGCCTCCAGTGCTCCCGCAGTCTTCGCCGCTGCGGCCGCGACAGGCCGCTTCGCGGGCAACGCTCTGCTCGCGCGGGTCCGCCCGGTGCAGCTCCTGGTCGTCGGCGGCGCGGTCGCCGCCGTCGGCTCGCTCGTCGCGGCCACCGCGAACAATCCCTGGACAGCACTGATCGGGATCGGCGTCGCCGGCCTCGGTACGTCGGTCTGCGCGCCGACCATCATCGGGATGGCGGGCGCCTGGGCAGGCCCCGAGCGGCGCGCGGGAGCGATCTCCACGGTGACCACGCTCGCCTACGTCGGTTTCTTGGTCGGCCCGGCAGCGGTCGGCGCGGTCTCCTCCGTGTGGTCCCTGCCGGTCGCTCTGGGTGCTGTCGCCGTCATCGCGGTCGTCGTCTCCGGCCTCGCACCGGTCGCCGCCCGTGTCGCCAGGCCTCGAACGAGCCGCCAAGTGGGCTGA